The proteins below are encoded in one region of Gadus macrocephalus chromosome 14, ASM3116895v1:
- the dbx1a gene encoding homeobox protein DBX1-A, whose amino-acid sequence MMIPSVLAPPGMMYPGLYHPAAALPLHHHHSLPSPYHHTHSSFLVEDLLRMSRPAPYMSRPSAPSVSASRLTGSVPGAAERGIMSPHAMTRDTHSPKCSSLPTSKDPTFLKFGVSAILAPSPKTASSPPAMHMHSKAFAIPYFDGSFHHMFRPPYLPASASVVPMPGTFSWPLAARGKPRRGMLRRAVFSDIQRKALEKMFQKQKYISKPDRKKLASKLGLKDSQVKIWFQNRRMKWRNSKERELLSSGGCREQTLPTKTNPHPDLSDVGKKSSAEEEEEEEEEEGFRRGSVSCRSPAAGEPVNSVGSNISSPSLSSKHSDFSDSDEEEITVS is encoded by the exons ATGATGATCCCCAGCGTGCTCGCGCCTCCCGGCATGATGTACCCGGGTCTTTACCACCCGGCGGCCGCCCTgccgctccaccaccaccattcccTGCCGTccccctaccaccacacacactccagcttCCTGGTGGAGGACCTGCTGCGGATGAGCAGACCGGCGCCCTACATGAGCCGGCCAAGCGCGCCCTCGGTGAGCGCGTCCCGGCTCACGGGGTCCGTCCCGGGCGCAGCGGAGCGCGGGATCATGTCGCCTCACGCCATGACGCGCGATACGCACTCCCCGAAATGCTCCTCTCTACCCACCAGTAAAGACCCCACTTTTCTGAAGTTTGGAGTAAGCGCCATTCTGGCTCCGTCACCAAAGACTG CATCATCTCCTCCTGCCATGCACATGCACTCCAAGGCCTTCGCCATCCCTTACTTTGACGGCTCCTTCCACCACATGTTCCGGCCCCCCTACCTCCCAG CTTCTGCCTCCGTGGTACCCATGCCCGGGACCTTCTCTTGGCCGCTGGCCGCCAGAGGCAAGCCCAGGAGGGGGATGCTGAGGAGGGCCGTGTTCTCAGACATCCAGCGCAAGGCTCTGGAGAAGATGTTCCAGAAGCAGAAGTACATCAGCAAACCTGACAGGAAGAAGCTGGCCTCCAAGCTCGGACTGAAGGATTCCCAG GTGAAgatctggttccagaaccgACGTATGAAGTGGCGGAACTCCAAAGAGCGGGAGCTGCTCTCCTCGGGAGGTTGTCGCGAACAGACGCTTCCCACCAAGACGAACCCGCACCCGGACCTGAGCGACGTGGGCAAGAAGTCCtccgcggaggaggaggaagaggaggaagaggaagaaggcttCCGCAGGGGGAGCGTGTCATGTCGCTCCCCGGCCGCAGGAGAACCGGTGAACAGTGTGGGCTCCAACATCTCCTCCCCCAGCCTATCCAGCAAGCACTCAGACTTCTCAGACTCCGACGAGGAGGAAATAACAGTATCTTAA